GGCATCTGGAGAACCCCCCGAATTGTGAATCGTCTTGGCTTAGATACTCAGCGGGGCCACGACCCGTAGGTGAACGGATCGTGGCCCCGGTAGTGCTGCGAGATGCCGAACGTTAGGCCCACTGGGCAGCGTTCGTGGCTTCCTGGGCTCGCATCTCCTCATTGGCGATGTTCGCCTTCTTGATGTAGTTGTTGGTCGCCGTGATCACGTTGTCCAACGTGCTGGTCACCCGCCGCGAAAACTGGTTGGCGGCCTCGTGAGCGTCGCCGTGCCAGTAGTTGGTCCACGTGGTCAGCTCGCTGTCCATCTCTTCGCGCTTGGCCGTGAGGACGGCGACGGTCCCCGTCATCTCGGCGAGCTGGCCCTCGATCGCCGCGAAACTGTGCCGAATCTGGCTCATGTGATGAAAACTCCTGTCGTGTAGTGGTTTGTGGCTTACAGTCCGGTGCTGCCCAGCGACGCGGCGTTGGAGTGATCCGTGGTGCCGTAGCCGGTGCCGGTCTTGGAGGTTTTCTGACTGACCTCCTGCATCATCGCCTGCCCCTTCTGCAACTGAGTGGTCAGCTCGGCAGAGCCGATCTGAAATGCGTTCTGTCCCTCGCCGATCCAGATCGCCTTGGTGGATTCCACGCCACCTTGCAGCTTGCCGATCAAACCCTGGACCTCATCGGCGAGACCGCTGATCTTCGTGGCACTCGCCGCCTGGGCGGCGACATCAGTTTCCATAGCCATTGTGAAAATGCTCCCTTGTTGATTGTGTTGCCCGCGTACGGGTTTCGTGATATCGGTAGTCTGCCTGCGCCCGCTGACGAGCGCAACGATCACAGCGTCATGCGTCTCACACGCCCCCCTTTAGCTGGCCATCTCATCGCCCACCTCCTGCGGCCCGAGCCTCGTCGACGACGCATACTTGTTCGCCGTACCGCTGCCGCTCCCATTGCGGTCCTGACCATGCAGGGGCGCCCCGTACATACCGGTCCCGCCGGGCGTCGCCCCCGCGGGATTTGTCTGAGGACCACCGGCCCCGGAAGGGCCCGTCGCGGACAGTGAGGAGCCGGGAAGCCGGAGCCCCGATACGCCGCTGCCGCCACTGCCGAGCAATCCGCTGCCGCCCACCCCCAGAGACGCCGGGCGGGTCAGCGCCGCCGCCAAACCACCGCCACTGCCCGTGGCGAATCCGGCCGGAATCGATGACGTCTCGGCACCAGTCAACCCAGGCGCAGCGAAGTTGGACGGCGACGACATCAACGGCTGCAGCATCGATCCGAACTGACTGCTCATCTGCATCGGTGCGGACATGACCTGCTGCATGGGCTGGGTCACCTGCTGGGCCATCTGCGCAGGCAATTGACCTGCACTGCTAAGCATTCCAGACATCTGACTGCCGAGCTGGCTGGCCTGCTGCCCGCCCAGATCGCTGGCCTTGTCCAGCGGGTTGTTGCTCTTGGCCTGCTCCTGCGCCTGGCCGTCGTGACGATCGGCCGCACTGGCGATCACCGCGGAATTCGGCCGAGAGTTCCCTCCGGCCCATACGGCGTCCCCGCCGGCCCCTTCGACGGCTAGGCCATCGAGGGAAGCCTCATTGGCCAGCGTCACCAGCTTGTCCAGGCCCGCCAGCGGTACTCGCATTGACGCGGACATGGCGTTGGCCGTCGGTGCTCCGATCATCCCAGGGTTCACCGGCACTGTGGGCGGCAGCCACGGCGCCAAACTGCTTGTTGCCGTGGCTGTCTCGACATCACTGGTGGCCCGGGCGAATGCCGCCTGAAACCACATCTCCAGATACTGAGTGTCCTCCACGTTGATCGCCGGGGTGTTCACCCCGAAGAAATTCGTGGCGTTCAGCACGCCCCAGGTGACCCTGTTCTCGGTCACCACACCGGGGTGGGGTGCGCCGGCGATCGCCGCGGTGATCGACGCCGCCGCCGCCTGAATCTGCGCTTGCGTCGCCGTCCCATTGACCGCCAGACTCTGAAACCACTCGATGAGCGGCATCAGCTGCGACTCGTGCTGAATTGCCGCCTCGCCCTGCCACTGTGCCCGCGCGGCATTGAGGATGCCCAACAGAGTTTGAGCATTGGCTTCGTCCTGCGCGGCCGCTGCGGCGAACGCCAGCGCGGCTTGCTCCAACGTCGCCGGACCGGCCCCACCGTGCACAAGCCCGGAGTTGACCTCCGGCGGGAAGGCTCCCACTCCCGGGTCGGTCACTGATTGCCCCCGTCGAATTCGTTGTCTGGCTAGAGCAGTGTGGCGGCGTTGGTGTCATCGACAATCTCGTAGGCCAGACCGTTTTCGGCGTACGCCGCCGCGACCAGGCCCACCATCGCAGCACCCAGCTGGCTCATCGCCAGCTTCTGGGTGCCATGTGCGATCACCCGCGCCGTGCTGGCGACCACAGTCGGGCTCGCAGTGCCCGGAAGGACGGCCGTCATCGGCACCGCCTCGGCCACCGCCCCCGATTCCACGGTCACTGCGGTCGTTGCTGTCGCCCCCGACGCGGCAGCAAGCGAACCCGGCTCAGCGAACAATTCGATCATCAGAATTCCCCTTCAAATCCCCGCAGCGGCACCACGGTCACGGCACCTTGACCTCAAGATAATGGACATCTCAGCGAGCGCAATCAGCACAACAAATCGGGCATGAGCACGACGGATTCGACCGCCCACCGCCGCGCCAGTGGTTGTCAATATTCGAAAGCGCGGCCATATCACCGTGCATCGTCGATGACACCGACTTGGATCATCATCGACCCACGACGCCCGATGTAATTGCCCCGACCCTCGGGCAGCACCATGCCCTTGGTCTTTGCCACGACGTTCGAGGTCAGCTCCTTATCCGACATCAACAACACGGGCGCCGCGCAGGCTTTCACCCCCGGCATCAACCCGCGGGTGCCGTCCCACACGGTGCCGTTGGTGGAGTGTGCGGCGATGAGCCGCACACCCGACCGTGCACCCATCGCAATCCCCTTTTGTAGCGGCGTGAAGACATCCTCATAGCCTTGGACGAACGACTCGTAGTCATCGATCACGATGAAGATCTCCGGACCCTCAAACGCCGCTGTAGCCAGTCGTCGCCGCCGCAGCAGCTCGTCCTGGTCGAGCACCTCGTCGCCGCCGCGGTCGGCCACCAAGCTGACCAGATAGTCGACCATCGGCTTGGCCTGCGCGAGCTGATACACGTACCCGCCCGGGGCGAGGTTGGCGGTCTGGATCGCCCCCAGCAGTCCCTGCTGCTGATCGAACACCACGATGACCGGTTTGTTGTCTGCCGGCGCCGCGGTGGCGTAGGCATCCAGCTGCGTCGCGATCGTACGTAGCGTCGTGGTCTTGCCGCACTGGCTGTCACCCATCACCACCAGAGAACCGTCCTCGGCCGGCGTCCAGTACTGGGTAGCCTGGTCCACCTCGCGCAAGCCCAGGACGAACTGCCCGGGCTGACCCGCGGCCAGCTCGGACACCGAAACCCGCTCAGGCAGCTGCGGAATACCCCTGGCCTCCCGGGCGCCGGGATGCATCGCGTTGATGAACCCGCACGCCTCTTCGCCGGCGAGCTCGGTATCACCGACGTTGATGGTCGGCGACGCGAACAGGATGTGATGCGCTGAATCGGGAGGGATGGATTCCATCGTGTTGGCCATGGCCGCAGCCGTCGACTTGCGGGCACCGCCGGTGCCCTCCGCCGAAATGAGCCCGCGGCCCGGGAAGTTCGGCACCGCCTCGGCGTTCTGCCGCGTCATCTGCGATTCCGTCGAATCCGCCATCTTCAACTCATAGATATGGCCGAAGCTGTCGCCGAATCTGTGCATGTTCGCCGTGGATTTCGACGCCTGCGTGAACACCAGGTGGATGCCGTAGCCCGGGCCACGCTGAGCCAGGGGCAGCAGCACGCTGTCGCGATACTCCAAGAACTCGCCACAGACCGTGTCGGCCTGGTCGATCACGAAATACACGTCCCCGTAACCATCGTCGGGCGCAAAGCCGGGCTCACCCCCGAACCGACGGCGCCGCCACTGCTGCAGATCCACCCGCGCGCGCGCCCACGAGGCCTCACGCTCACGGAACAAGTGCCAGATGCTTTGAAACAGGCGCTCGACCGCGTAGCGGTCACCGGTGCCGCGCACAACCTCGCCAACGTGCGCGAGGCCTTCCAGGAACTGCAGCTTTCCGCCGCCATTGTCCAAGATGTAGAACTGCACGCGCTCAGGGGAATACACCTGCGCCGCACCCAACACCACCGACGCTAGTGCCAGCGACTTGCCCGACTGCGGGCCACCGTAAATGACGGCATTCTGACCCAGCTGTACCGTCAGCACATCCTGGGACAGTTCCCGGGGCAGGTCGACCACTCCGCAGGGCGCCACCAGGTCCTGGGGACCCGGCCGGCCCTTCTCAGAAACGAAACGCGACACGTAATCGCTCACCGGTGTGTAGCTGGTCAACTCCGGCAACCAGAAGGTGTAATCCAACGCGCAATCATGCTCACGCACATACGCTTCTATGACATCGATCGCCGCCGACATCTGAGTACGGGACAGCAGATCCTCCATATCGTCATCGTCATCGTCGGCGCCATCATCGGAAACACCGTCGAGAGTCTCGGGGATTTCGTCGTCGCCGCCATCCTTGTCGACGCCGGTGTCGGGCAGATCGGCAGCCGAGTAGGTCGCTTCAATCGCTGCCGCGGCCAGGTCGCCGGCCGCCGAGAGCAGTCGCGGTTTGAAGTGCTCCCGAATGCTGCGGGTCTGCTCCGCCGCTTCGGCTTCCGCCGGCGGCACGTACGGTTTGCGCGCATAGGCGACCTCAACGCGCTGAGGGGGGATCGAAGCTTCCGGGTCTTCCACCCAATATCCGACACCCGGTCGCTTCGGCAATGCGCCCGGGCTCGATGTGCCCAGGATGTCGCGATAGTCCTGGTGGTTGTTCATCTTCATGCCGAGGCGGCCGGTCAGGTGCGGCGCGATACCCTCCATCAACGACGCGTTGAACGTCTGGCTCACCGGCATCATGGATCCACCCAGCGAACGCATCACCGTGCCATATATTTTCATGATGGCCAGCAGCTCAGGGGCCTCGCGCTTGGCCTGCATCAGCTCGTCGAACGGGACGAACCAGAACGGCATCGGGGGCAGACCCAATTCCGGATGCTTACGCCGATACGCCCGATACTGGTAGATGTCGTTGACCTTCTCACCGAGCGAGTCGATCAGCCGCTGCCGGCGGATCATCTCACCCTGAAATACCTGCCGCAGCCGCGCTACCCGATCCGGGCTGTTGTCGAGGTTGTTGAGCACCACCAACACGTGCGGCAGCCGTTCAAGCCCGGCGAAAGTCTTGCGGCCCTTGAAGTCCGCCGGAGTGATGATCAAATCTTCGGGCGAGTGCGTCATGCACAGCGACACGACCAGCGTGCGAAGGAAGTCCGACTTGCCCGCACCCGTCGCCCCGGCAGTGCCCAGGTGCGGACCGTTCCTACCTTCTTTCATGTCGATGTACCAAGTGCGGTGGCTATCGAGATAGCGGCCCACCGGCACACGCATCAGATTGTGCTTCGTCGACGCCCACTTCCACATCTCGCCCGGGTCCCAATTGCCCGCGTCAGCGATGTTGTGCAGCTTCCACAGATCCAGGTCCGACTCAACCTCGCCGCTATCGGCGAGCACCTTGCTGGCCTTGCGGCCCTGCCGGTACCGAGACAGCTTGCGTGCGAACGATTCCCAGGACTCCATGCTCATCGCGTCAGGCACAGCCAGGAACTCGGGCGCACCACCGGACAACGGCGTCTTGGCGACCTCGCCGTCAGCGAAATGCAGAGTGGATTGCGGAACGACCAAGGGGCACCGGCCCGTCAGATCCAGCACGGTGGACGCCTCACGGCCTTTGCCGTTCACGATGAACGTGTCCCAGTCCTCGGTGCTGCCGGTGTCGACGAGCACCACCAAGTGCTTTACCGCCGCCGGCCCCGCATCCTCCGGTGCGCCGCCCTGGCCGGCCGCCGAAGTCAGCGACGGGCCGGCGCCTTTCATCGTGCGCTGCGTGTGCTGGCCGCGGTCGCGAAGATCATCCCCGAGCTGCTCCATCATCTCGGCCACCGATCCGAACGTCAGCGGCCGGTGGTTCATACGGTGGTGGGGAAGCCATTTCACCGCATCCCAATAGTGGGCGCGGTCCTCGTCGACGATCACCGCCACCATCACATCGTCAGGGCCGTGGAAGAAGGCCAAGTGCGCCAGGATCGCTCGCGCGCTGGCCCGCGCGGCGTCCGCGTCGCCGATCAAGGCCCACGCCGCCTGGTCGCTGAGACTGATCGGCCGCGGAATGTCGCGCACGAACGTGTGCTCGTGGATCAGGTCATTGACCGCCTGCACGCACGCCGGTTCCTGATCCTCCATGGCGCCCACGTCCAAACGCTCGAAAGATCGCATCGCCGCCACGGTCCCGAGGCCGATCCGCGCGTGCAGAAACTCGCTGCTGGTATCGCCCGTCGCCCGCCGCCGCCACATCAATGGCGAGGCAGCGCCGATCTTGCCGACCAGCTCGTCACACGGCGGGTAGTGAAACTCCGCCACCGCATACTGGATCTTCGCCGCCTCGATCGAATCGTCACGCACCGCATCGAGATACCGCAGGTAGTCCGACCGTTCTTTGACCACCTCCTGCTTCTTGTCGCCGCCGCGGTTGCGCAGCATCATCGCCATACCCATCACCAGCATGAGTGGGAACAACATGCCGACGCCACCGCGGAACATTCCCGTCGACCAGCCGGCCACCACGAGGCCACCGATAGCCACGAGCATCACCAACGGGCCGAACCGCTCGGCGCCGGTCGGCGGCGGCTTCTGCGGAACCGACGGCGGCGCTTTGAGCTGCACCGAATCAGCTTTGATGCTCGGCGGCTTAACATCATCATTCTTGGGCCGCACATGGACGATAGTGCTCACAGAGATACTCCCTTGTCACCAAAAACTAAGCGCTGCAATATCTGCGACATGCGCGTCACTTTCCGTCCGTCGACGGAGGTACCAGCAATCCGGGGTAAGGATCGATCGGCATACTCGTGTGCTCAACCATCGCGTCGTCTTTGGTCAACGCCACATGCTCAGGCAAACCCCTCGGGAACAGCCTCAGCACCGAAGCCGGCATCGGCAGCTGGTCACCGCCCAGGCCCACGCTCTCGCGCTGCTGCTGATCACTGGAGAGCCCGAATCGCGTACCCGACGGGGACAACCACCACATCGTCTCCCTCGAATCCGACGTCGCCGCGTTCCCCGTCACCGCAACGTAATTCGCGGCATCCGGCGCCATCCACACGAAATCGGCACCGTCGCGGACCTTGCCGGGCATACCCACCGGCACCAGCGCGTTATCCGCCGCCGGCGCGATCGGCAGCTCCGTACCGACCACGACGCGTGATACCGCCGTTGTCGAGGTGCGGCCCTTCTCCCACAGCCAGCACGTCACCGGCTTGGCGGTCGGATCGACCACCCGCACCGGCACCGGCGGGAACTGGTCGGCCTGAATTATCGTCACCTGCGGCACCGCCGCGACCGCATCCGGTGAAACCACCGGGGGAGTGGCCAGCCCGTAGGCGTTCTGTGACCGCAGCATCGCCGCCACCGTCGAGGAGATCTTCTGCACTCCAGCCTTGAGCACCACATAGAACTGCGTGCCCCGCCCCGGCACCTCGGACTGCACGACCGACCCGATCGTCGTGGCAGGGCCGCCCAAGTTCCACGGTGATGGCGTCCCCGCATCTGGAACGCTGGGTACCACCAACGGCAAATTCGACGGGATCGCGTTGCCCACCGCTCCCGACAACGGCATCGGTGCGGCCGCGCCCACGCGGTCAATACCCAACGCCGACAACACGATCCGGTCCGCCGGATCGAACGCCGACTTCACACCGTTCCACACCAGAAACGTTTGGCCACCCAGGGATCCCACCAGCGCCTCAGTCGGCGACAATTCCGCATTGCGGCCGCCGCCTATCTGCACGCCGCCGTTGATCACCGTGATAACCGGCCTGCTGGCCACCGAGTTCACCGCCGCCCGCTGGCACGCCGCCACCGACGTCCCCGAGCCGTTCGTCACGCTCATCGCGAACGGCGCCCCGATAATGCCGACCGGAAGTCCCTTCGGCTCTTTCGCGATCGACTCATGAGTAGCCCCGGTCGGATCCTGATTTGTCCCCACAATCAACCGGGCCGAGGTCAGATTCAGCACCGGATGCAGCCGACCGTTGACATTCACATACAGCTCATACGACGAGCGGTCCGCCACAATTTTCGACTTCCCGACAACCCCGGCCGGCCGGATAATCCCGAACACAAACGCGCCGCCAATCGCAAGCACCCACAACAGGGCACACACCACCGGCATCCGCCGAACCCACACCGCCAAATCGAAATGCATTGCTACATTGCGCAGCGTCAACCCATACCCGGTGCGCGACCGCAGCCACGAATACGCCGTGACCTGCTTCCATGTCGTCAACAGCCCCCGGTATCGGTCCGGCACCCGCCCCTGGCGAGATCCCGGCCCCTGCGCGTCATCATCAGCCACAGCAGCAGGCTAACAAGCAGTTACGACGAGCACCACAGGCAAAGACCATTACTGAAATGCGCCTTATAACACCCATCCACGAGCGTCCGGGCATCCGCTACACCTCAGTGAACCCGCGCCGCATGTTACGAAATGCACTGCACGACAACGCTAGCGCGGAATGCAGTGGCCCGTTACCATAGCCATGAAATCGGGATCACCGTCAAACTCTTAGGAGCACATCAGAAATGGCCTTCACCGTTTACTACCCGGAGAATGAATCCGGCACATTCACCGATGACGACACGTTCGCCGTCAGCGCGGGTGGCGTCCTGAAAGTGACCTACACGTCCAAGTCGATGATTGGCGACCCGATTCGCCGCACCGACTACTACAGCCCGAGCGCGTGGAAGAAACTAACTGAGACCCCAGCCTCGAACCACCAAACTCCCGGCACCGAAGGTATGTACAAGTAAAGTCGGTCAGTCAGGCGTTGACCGGTCCGACCGACGCGCCCGCTGCCGACGCCGTGTACACGATGTCCTCAACTGGCGAATCATCGCGACCCCACAACAACAGCGTCTCCATCGCGCGGACCTCCCAAAACCGGTTCACATACGCGATACCGAACGCCTCACCCGGCACCGATTCCGCCGTGAACCCAGGCCGCAGCGCACCCACCATCACCCGCGCATGGTCATAGCGCTTACGCAGCGCCTCCCACTCCGCATCCGGCAGCCAGCCATCCCGCAGCAGCAACTCCCACTGCGGCCGCAACGACGCGGCCGCCGGCATGTTCATCACCGCCTCCAACACCCGGTTCGCCAGATCCCGGCGTGTCGTCTCGTCCGCACGCCGCACATCGTCGTAGTACCGCTTGTCCTGCACCTTGAGTCGATGCGAATTGCGGCCCCCGTCACCTGTCAAGGGCTGAGCATCACGATCCGCCGACACGGACGGAACCGCCTCAGGGAAAATCGCTTTCGTCTGCTCACTCAACGGACCCATACTCGCCAAACCCAACAATCGCACCGTGCGCTGACTGTGCTGATCGCGCACCACCACGTAGTCGATCAACGTCCGCGCCGGATCAGCCCACCCAAACCACTTCGCATCGAAATTCTCATCATCGAGATCGACTCCAGCGTGCAGCATCGTCCGTGGCAGGAAAAACCCCTCCGGCAGCCACCCTGCACCGTCGTTGGTCATGACCACGACCTCCGGTGACCCCTCGGCAACCACCACCGCGGCCGCCAACACCAACCCCGGCACCGGCGAAATCGCGGAAGCTAGCGTCTTCACCGCATCTACAGCCATCCGCGCATATTGATCAACCCGCGCAGGAGCCTCCGACGAAAACGCAGCAGCCCCAGCGCTAATCGCCGGACCACCCAGACCAGCACCACCAGCGGCGGCCGCCGGCGACCCAACCGACCCCTGCGACAACCCCGGTGAAGGACTCGGGGCCGGACCAACATTCGACGCCGGGGGAGGAGCAGCCACCGGGGGCGCCGTTACCTGCCCACCCCCAGGAATGCCACCCATCGCAGCACCCATAGGACCTGAAGCGTGGGGAACGGACTGCACCGCAGGAGAACTCGCACCAAACCCAGGCGTCGGCGAAACTGCCGGCGACGCAGACGAAGACGACAACGCCGAAGCCGGCGGCACCGCCGCACTCACCGGTGGTGCCGACACAGACGGCATACCACCCCCACTCACACGCGGTGCACCCGAACCAGCGCCCGACGGCGCGCCACCACCAGGCGCACCCGTCGATGGAAGCGACGACGGCACAGGAGGCCTCACCGCGCCCGCACCATTCAACCCAGCCGCATCCACCGGCGGCCGACCCAAACCACCCAGACCCGACGCCGGCGACGTCACACCAGACGACGCACCCGACAACCCGGAAGCCGGACTACCCCCAGCCCCCAGCGACGACGGCGGAGTAACGGGCGCTGGTCCGACCGAAGCTGGTTTGGGGGCATCCGGACGTGATGTGGCGCCGCTCATCTGACCGCTGGAGTCGTGCGTCCCAGTCGTCTTATCCGCGCCAGTCCCGTCGGGACGGCCCGTATCCCCGTGCGGCTTACCATTCGCCTTATCATGGTTACTTGCATTTGAGTCCTCGTGCTGCGACTCCGATGGTGTCTCTGGCGGGCGTCCACTTTGGCCACCAAACTGCCCCGAGCCGGGGGTATTCCCCAGGCCGTCTTGCTTCGCTGGTGTGTAGTCAACGGCTTGCACGCTCGATCCGTTGCTTGGCCGGTTGCCGCCTTGAATCTGGCTGTCCTTGCCGTTCCACGATCCTGGGGTAATGGTGGCGAGGCTTGAGTACAGTCGATTGCCGTCGGCTGCGGAATCCCCGATGGCGGTGGCTAGAGTGCTGGCTACTTCGGCTCTGGCGCCTTGAATGCAGAAGAGTGCCACTGCCGCGTCCTGGTAAAGCCCTGATCGGCAATAGGCTTCGATGATCGGCCGCCAATGATCGACGGTGCTCAGCATCTCGGCCTGACCCATCTCACCGATATGGGCCATCGACGCCGCCGTGGCGGAGATGCTGCCCGCGTCCTCAGCGAGAAGCTCAGCGTCGCGAGCAATCTTCGCTAGTCGCGCGTGCATCGACTCATCATGATCGGACTGAAGCGAATTCAGCACGCCACGGCGGGCCGATTCCAACTGCTCGGCCCGCGTCGTTCGCGTCGACTGATGAGCGCTGTACGTCTGCGACACCTGCTTGAGCAGCGCAATGCCTGAGTCCTCGATCCACATGCCTTCAACGATCGCGGCACCGATCGGGTCGGCTGGCTTCATCCCGCCCGAAGCACCAGCTGCCGGCACGGCTACACCGCCACCGTCGACGCACCACTGTCACTCAGATTGACGCCGTTATTCGCATCTGTCTCAACGTAAGTCGCGAGGTTGTCGGTGCCGGTCGCTCCAGCACCGGCCTGTTCCGCGGCCGCCGCGGCGTTCGACGCCCCGTCACGTACCACCGAGAAATTGAGATCCTCCAGCGCCACCATACTGAATAAGTCTGTCCCCGCCGCCAGCACCGAAGGTGGCATTCCAAGGATCTCCGCTACCGCTCCAAACGATGAGGCCGCGCTAGCGACCTCAAGATTCAACCCCGCCATCAGCCAGGGATTCCGCAAATACGAAGGGGCGCGCTGAGCACTCGGTTGTAAAACAGGCCCGTGCCGTTTATCTCCTCGTTCGACGCATGGTCACGCTGACTGATCGTCACGGCGCGCAGGCCGGCGACGTAGTTCAACACAGCGGTGCGTAGCTCCTCGGGCGTGGAGGCAACCAAGGAGTTCTCCAAATCGGAGGTCAATTTGCTCATAGTTGCCACGAGCGTGTTAACCGTCCGAATGGAATTGGGGTCAGACCATGACAGCTTGTTGAACTGTTCGACATCGTTTACTGCACTTGCCACGGTTGGGTATTGGGTCCGCAGTACGTCGCACGTGGCCGCTTTCGCGTCCTCGGGTGAACTCACGGGCGGCGGCGCCTGGGCCACTGGCGGTTGAGCCACCGGCTGGCGATCCGCCGGCACCGACCGACTTGCAGAGCCGGCATTCGAGAATGCGACGATCGCGATCACTGATGCGATGGCCGCCAGCACGGTGACGAAGAGAGTGGCGGCCCGCCACCGC
The DNA window shown above is from Mycobacterium dioxanotrophicus and carries:
- a CDS encoding PE domain-containing protein, whose protein sequence is MIELFAEPGSLAAASGATATTAVTVESGAVAEAVPMTAVLPGTASPTVVASTARVIAHGTQKLAMSQLGAAMVGLVAAAYAENGLAYEIVDDTNAATLL
- a CDS encoding PPE domain-containing protein, which codes for MTDPGVGAFPPEVNSGLVHGGAGPATLEQAALAFAAAAAQDEANAQTLLGILNAARAQWQGEAAIQHESQLMPLIEWFQSLAVNGTATQAQIQAAAASITAAIAGAPHPGVVTENRVTWGVLNATNFFGVNTPAINVEDTQYLEMWFQAAFARATSDVETATATSSLAPWLPPTVPVNPGMIGAPTANAMSASMRVPLAGLDKLVTLANEASLDGLAVEGAGGDAVWAGGNSRPNSAVIASAADRHDGQAQEQAKSNNPLDKASDLGGQQASQLGSQMSGMLSSAGQLPAQMAQQVTQPMQQVMSAPMQMSSQFGSMLQPLMSSPSNFAAPGLTGAETSSIPAGFATGSGGGLAAALTRPASLGVGGSGLLGSGGSGVSGLRLPGSSLSATGPSGAGGPQTNPAGATPGGTGMYGAPLHGQDRNGSGSGTANKYASSTRLGPQEVGDEMAS
- a CDS encoding FtsK/SpoIIIE domain-containing protein encodes the protein MSTIVHVRPKNDDVKPPSIKADSVQLKAPPSVPQKPPPTGAERFGPLVMLVAIGGLVVAGWSTGMFRGGVGMLFPLMLVMGMAMMLRNRGGDKKQEVVKERSDYLRYLDAVRDDSIEAAKIQYAVAEFHYPPCDELVGKIGAASPLMWRRRATGDTSSEFLHARIGLGTVAAMRSFERLDVGAMEDQEPACVQAVNDLIHEHTFVRDIPRPISLSDQAAWALIGDADAARASARAILAHLAFFHGPDDVMVAVIVDEDRAHYWDAVKWLPHHRMNHRPLTFGSVAEMMEQLGDDLRDRGQHTQRTMKGAGPSLTSAAGQGGAPEDAGPAAVKHLVVLVDTGSTEDWDTFIVNGKGREASTVLDLTGRCPLVVPQSTLHFADGEVAKTPLSGGAPEFLAVPDAMSMESWESFARKLSRYRQGRKASKVLADSGEVESDLDLWKLHNIADAGNWDPGEMWKWASTKHNLMRVPVGRYLDSHRTWYIDMKEGRNGPHLGTAGATGAGKSDFLRTLVVSLCMTHSPEDLIITPADFKGRKTFAGLERLPHVLVVLNNLDNSPDRVARLRQVFQGEMIRRQRLIDSLGEKVNDIYQYRAYRRKHPELGLPPMPFWFVPFDELMQAKREAPELLAIMKIYGTVMRSLGGSMMPVSQTFNASLMEGIAPHLTGRLGMKMNNHQDYRDILGTSSPGALPKRPGVGYWVEDPEASIPPQRVEVAYARKPYVPPAEAEAAEQTRSIREHFKPRLLSAAGDLAAAAIEATYSAADLPDTGVDKDGGDDEIPETLDGVSDDGADDDDDDMEDLLSRTQMSAAIDVIEAYVREHDCALDYTFWLPELTSYTPVSDYVSRFVSEKGRPGPQDLVAPCGVVDLPRELSQDVLTVQLGQNAVIYGGPQSGKSLALASVVLGAAQVYSPERVQFYILDNGGGKLQFLEGLAHVGEVVRGTGDRYAVERLFQSIWHLFREREASWARARVDLQQWRRRRFGGEPGFAPDDGYGDVYFVIDQADTVCGEFLEYRDSVLLPLAQRGPGYGIHLVFTQASKSTANMHRFGDSFGHIYELKMADSTESQMTRQNAEAVPNFPGRGLISAEGTGGARKSTAAAMANTMESIPPDSAHHILFASPTINVGDTELAGEEACGFINAMHPGAREARGIPQLPERVSVSELAAGQPGQFVLGLREVDQATQYWTPAEDGSLVVMGDSQCGKTTTLRTIATQLDAYATAAPADNKPVIVVFDQQQGLLGAIQTANLAPGGYVYQLAQAKPMVDYLVSLVADRGGDEVLDQDELLRRRRLATAAFEGPEIFIVIDDYESFVQGYEDVFTPLQKGIAMGARSGVRLIAAHSTNGTVWDGTRGLMPGVKACAAPVLLMSDKELTSNVVAKTKGMVLPEGRGNYIGRRGSMMIQVGVIDDAR
- the eccB gene encoding type VII secretion protein EccB → MADDDAQGPGSRQGRVPDRYRGLLTTWKQVTAYSWLRSRTGYGLTLRNVAMHFDLAVWVRRMPVVCALLWVLAIGGAFVFGIIRPAGVVGKSKIVADRSSYELYVNVNGRLHPVLNLTSARLIVGTNQDPTGATHESIAKEPKGLPVGIIGAPFAMSVTNGSGTSVAACQRAAVNSVASRPVITVINGGVQIGGGRNAELSPTEALVGSLGGQTFLVWNGVKSAFDPADRIVLSALGIDRVGAAAPMPLSGAVGNAIPSNLPLVVPSVPDAGTPSPWNLGGPATTIGSVVQSEVPGRGTQFYVVLKAGVQKISSTVAAMLRSQNAYGLATPPVVSPDAVAAVPQVTIIQADQFPPVPVRVVDPTAKPVTCWLWEKGRTSTTAVSRVVVGTELPIAPAADNALVPVGMPGKVRDGADFVWMAPDAANYVAVTGNAATSDSRETMWWLSPSGTRFGLSSDQQQRESVGLGGDQLPMPASVLRLFPRGLPEHVALTKDDAMVEHTSMPIDPYPGLLVPPSTDGK
- a CDS encoding WXG100 family type VII secretion target, giving the protein MSQIRHSFAAIEGQLAEMTGTVAVLTAKREEMDSELTTWTNYWHGDAHEAANQFSRRVTSTLDNVITATNNYIKKANIANEEMRAQEATNAAQWA
- a CDS encoding WXG100 family type VII secretion target; the encoded protein is MAMETDVAAQAASATKISGLADEVQGLIGKLQGGVESTKAIWIGEGQNAFQIGSAELTTQLQKGQAMMQEVSQKTSKTGTGYGTTDHSNAASLGSTGL